A section of the Hugenholtzia roseola DSM 9546 genome encodes:
- a CDS encoding DUF2339 domain-containing protein, which translates to MEKNKPPKKDAPNAPKPEGTPRVSLDKIEENVAFSAPLSKAEQEEEELLRSLDEFKRMVTEHKEETIDEPIEYAEAKNDRTYLLLLENGEIPQKEEVKLIYENNIKNVYTGVRPQKKPLENLQTGDVLMRGRRVYLKVFADEEENPDKYQPDQTDIDLSDLEEQEQESLQKNLTKGIERKIGEIVEESKRDFEAFVAENLMSKIGMLLLIVGILLLINLGIERGYISNGGQLLIGLTLGGLMLWQGNRVRKQNTISSLLVLGGIAVCYYTSFKFFDDFDISNQIVAFLINFCITCLAFGIAVWHDKKNLGNMAVIMGFLTTYWVIKNTAMLEYEDGSSQLNYSVVFTYLLLLNVLGLAISYYKKWIHVSTISFLTSIVVFSWWLLFEANFILVQDINNAIVFATLYYLVFFLTNVVFSVKKGIPLSEMNYLVLITNSLFYTFSMYVVMNRTDNLPYFNWFLIFSGIFHAIYGSVLYLRKHEDQKLHYTTFGGAIFFISLAAVRLLAKEHWNTFFAIEAVLLMFLGIRLSLPLLKRAATIATVLLVVTLFMNWFSFYQKEYLMRFFFNGATFSTLFTLSALGLLIFFMSSQDDLEEMGFLPTASYLDLLSSFIIFILFLQGNIELLYHNVSNFGNNSFRWLLIGCFNLLFLLGLRLFGKTFHYKATTQNSSLLLVLMGVLYLLMGQMQAVALRNEHLEGVAAGLESSIFVNEYAFEQFFFHYLNLALTLFGLAWILYDLAHKENANPTQFTTLSYYTYLLAMVYATCELVHLGTIVLFERGDIVEELVDLIQTYSFVPFWAMLSFGYVIAGMRWKLREMRVFGMVLLILVLGKFFIVDFWRFELLGKIISLIVIGIVLLRISWIYNQLHSITVEGQLADLYKEPEKSLKDQIKMPKGGRISSERLPTVESFRKFWHKIKDETKPNDDSEGEKEQ; encoded by the coding sequence ATGGAAAAAAATAAGCCCCCTAAAAAAGACGCGCCCAACGCGCCTAAACCCGAAGGAACGCCTCGCGTATCTTTGGATAAAATAGAGGAAAATGTCGCCTTTTCCGCACCGCTTTCTAAGGCGGAGCAGGAAGAGGAGGAATTGTTGCGTTCCTTAGATGAGTTCAAGCGCATGGTTACCGAACACAAAGAGGAAACCATTGATGAGCCGATAGAGTATGCCGAAGCCAAAAACGACCGAACCTATTTGCTACTCTTGGAAAATGGCGAAATTCCACAAAAGGAGGAAGTCAAACTGATTTATGAAAACAATATCAAAAACGTTTATACGGGGGTGCGTCCGCAAAAAAAGCCGCTCGAAAACCTGCAAACAGGCGACGTTTTGATGCGAGGGCGTAGGGTCTATCTCAAAGTTTTTGCCGACGAGGAAGAAAATCCCGACAAATATCAGCCCGACCAAACCGATATAGACCTCTCCGATTTGGAAGAACAGGAGCAGGAGTCGCTTCAAAAAAATCTTACCAAAGGCATCGAGCGCAAAATAGGTGAGATTGTAGAGGAGAGCAAGCGCGATTTTGAAGCCTTTGTCGCCGAAAATTTGATGAGCAAAATAGGTATGCTTTTGCTTATTGTGGGGATTCTCTTGCTTATCAATTTGGGCATCGAAAGGGGTTACATTTCCAACGGCGGTCAGTTGCTTATTGGGCTTACTTTGGGCGGCTTGATGCTTTGGCAGGGCAATCGAGTGCGCAAACAGAATACTATTAGCAGCCTTTTGGTCTTGGGCGGGATAGCGGTTTGTTATTATACTTCGTTCAAATTTTTCGACGATTTTGATATTAGTAATCAAATTGTCGCTTTTCTTATCAATTTCTGTATCACCTGTTTGGCTTTTGGCATAGCCGTTTGGCACGACAAGAAAAACTTGGGCAATATGGCAGTGATTATGGGCTTTCTCACTACCTATTGGGTCATTAAAAATACGGCAATGCTCGAATATGAAGACGGCAGTTCGCAACTCAATTATAGCGTCGTCTTTACCTATTTGCTCCTCCTCAACGTCTTAGGATTGGCAATTTCTTACTACAAAAAATGGATTCACGTCAGCACCATCAGTTTCCTCACTTCTATTGTCGTCTTTTCATGGTGGCTGCTTTTTGAGGCAAACTTTATTTTGGTACAGGATATAAACAATGCGATTGTTTTTGCAACGCTTTATTATTTGGTGTTTTTCCTAACCAACGTCGTTTTTAGTGTCAAAAAAGGAATTCCGCTTAGTGAAATGAACTATTTGGTTTTGATAACCAATAGCCTTTTTTACACTTTTTCTATGTACGTTGTGATGAATCGAACCGATAATCTGCCTTATTTCAATTGGTTTCTTATCTTTTCGGGCATCTTTCATGCCATCTACGGCAGCGTTTTGTATCTGCGCAAACACGAAGACCAAAAGCTACACTACACCACTTTTGGGGGTGCCATTTTCTTTATTTCCTTAGCGGCGGTGCGCCTACTTGCCAAAGAACATTGGAATACTTTTTTTGCAATAGAAGCCGTATTGCTTATGTTTTTAGGCATCAGGCTCTCTCTGCCCCTACTCAAACGTGCCGCTACGATTGCTACCGTTTTGCTGGTCGTTACGCTTTTTATGAACTGGTTTAGTTTTTATCAAAAAGAGTATTTGATGCGCTTTTTCTTCAATGGCGCAACTTTTTCGACACTCTTTACCCTTTCGGCTTTGGGCTTGCTTATCTTCTTTATGTCTTCCCAAGACGATTTAGAGGAGATGGGCTTTCTGCCTACCGCTTCTTATCTGGATTTACTTTCGAGCTTTATCATCTTTATCTTGTTTTTGCAAGGAAACATCGAGCTTTTATACCACAATGTTTCTAATTTTGGTAATAATTCTTTCAGATGGCTGCTTATCGGTTGTTTCAACTTGCTCTTTCTATTGGGTTTGCGCCTTTTTGGAAAAACATTTCACTACAAAGCCACTACGCAAAATTCGAGTTTGCTCTTGGTCTTGATGGGGGTTCTCTACCTATTGATGGGACAGATGCAAGCCGTTGCGCTGCGCAACGAACACTTGGAAGGCGTGGCGGCAGGCTTGGAAAGTTCTATTTTCGTCAATGAGTACGCCTTTGAACAGTTCTTTTTTCATTACCTTAATTTAGCCCTGACTCTTTTCGGTTTGGCGTGGATTTTATATGATTTGGCGCACAAAGAGAACGCAAACCCTACTCAATTCACAACTTTATCCTATTATACCTACCTTTTGGCAATGGTTTATGCCACTTGCGAATTGGTGCATTTGGGTACGATAGTGCTTTTTGAAAGGGGCGATATAGTAGAGGAATTAGTGGATTTGATTCAAACTTATAGCTTTGTTCCTTTCTGGGCAATGCTTTCTTTCGGCTACGTGATTGCGGGCATGCGTTGGAAACTGCGTGAGATGCGCGTCTTTGGTATGGTCTTGCTTATCTTGGTTTTGGGTAAATTTTTTATCGTCGACTTCTGGCGATTCGAACTCTTGGGCAAAATTATTTCGCTTATCGTGATAGGTATTGTCCTATTGCGTATCAGTTGGATATACAACCAATTACATTCTATCACAGTTGAGGGGCAATTAGCCGACCTCTACAAAGAGCCAGAAAAGTCTTTGAAAGACCAGATTAAGATGCCCAAAGGCGGACGCATTTCTTCGGAACGCCTGCCTACGGTAGAATCTTTCCGCAAGTTTTGGCATAAAATTAAAGATGAAACAAAGCCTAACGACGATTCGGAGGGCGAAAAAGAGCAATAA
- a CDS encoding AtpZ/AtpI family protein yields the protein MSTAPKKPNPYLKYTALGSEMIGAVVLGAWAGNSLDTYLEFKFPIFTILLIFVGLTSFFIRLIRALKQDE from the coding sequence ATGAGTACTGCACCTAAAAAGCCAAATCCCTATCTCAAATATACTGCGCTGGGGTCTGAAATGATTGGAGCGGTAGTCTTAGGGGCTTGGGCAGGAAATAGTTTGGATACTTATCTTGAATTTAAGTTTCCTATCTTTACCATTTTGCTCATTTTTGTAGGACTTACTTCATTTTTTATACGCCTCATTCGTGCTTTAAAACAAGACGAATAA
- a CDS encoding bactofilin family protein, with protein sequence MNVFGNKNSKDAPTAQVESNNIIGKGTKIIGDIITHGNIRIDGELNGNISSKSKVALGESAILNGNLQANHAEIEGEINGNIYVAEQLTLKAKSVVNGDIFALRMVMEPGAKVYGQCKVGEAPQLQGESQIVTAQTKKQKEGEKMPA encoded by the coding sequence ATGAACGTTTTTGGCAATAAAAACAGCAAAGATGCCCCGACAGCACAGGTGGAGTCGAATAATATCATTGGGAAAGGCACTAAGATTATCGGTGACATCATCACACATGGAAATATCCGCATCGATGGCGAACTCAATGGCAACATTTCGTCTAAATCGAAGGTGGCTTTGGGCGAAAGTGCGATTCTGAATGGGAACTTACAAGCCAATCATGCCGAAATTGAAGGCGAAATCAATGGCAATATTTACGTAGCCGAGCAGCTTACCTTGAAGGCGAAATCCGTTGTAAATGGCGACATCTTTGCCCTTCGCATGGTCATGGAGCCGGGAGCAAAAGTCTATGGACAGTGCAAAGTAGGCGAAGCACCGCAGCTACAAGGCGAGTCGCAAATCGTAACGGCACAGACCAAAAAGCAGAAAGAAGGCGAAAAAATGCCTGCCTAA
- a CDS encoding C40 family peptidase: MRHKRYRLFFIWIGLFFPFYPIMAQEAATAPDKNFQKLDQLYQKNKQQACLKKATKMAQKDRRDPTPLLFFALLEFENYKNKGNAPQRLSHLNKSIIHLRKAQSKDPKRRVLDHKKEVLTEMAKSIEKEADFFQDNKKEKTALFYYKHLESLFKIRTQNYQLLLDQQVRSQTLAEEVSKTPFSPQKKVDSLANLRYFMALEAEKYLGKPYQYASCNPEVGFDCSGFTSFIYQKLGVKLPRDSQSQINFGMEIEPEGLLEVGDLIFFQSTQSGRKKGRVSHVALVIRANVDEFAVIHATSRGIVIDSSESSVWQDYWQPRILGVKRILE; this comes from the coding sequence ATGCGCCACAAACGATACCGCTTATTCTTTATCTGGATAGGACTCTTTTTCCCTTTCTACCCAATAATGGCACAAGAGGCTGCCACTGCGCCTGACAAAAATTTCCAAAAATTAGACCAATTATACCAAAAAAATAAACAACAAGCCTGCCTAAAAAAAGCAACTAAAATGGCACAAAAAGATAGGCGCGACCCTACGCCGCTTCTTTTTTTCGCCCTTTTGGAGTTTGAAAATTATAAAAACAAAGGCAATGCGCCGCAGCGTCTTTCGCACCTCAATAAAAGCATCATTCATTTGAGAAAGGCACAAAGCAAAGACCCCAAAAGAAGGGTTTTAGACCATAAAAAAGAAGTCTTGACAGAAATGGCAAAAAGTATAGAAAAAGAAGCCGATTTTTTTCAAGATAATAAAAAAGAAAAAACTGCCCTTTTTTACTACAAACACCTCGAAAGTCTTTTCAAAATTCGCACACAGAACTATCAACTCCTTTTAGACCAGCAAGTGCGCAGCCAAACGCTCGCCGAAGAAGTGAGCAAGACTCCTTTTAGCCCTCAAAAGAAAGTAGATAGCCTTGCCAATTTGCGCTATTTTATGGCATTGGAAGCCGAAAAATACTTGGGCAAGCCCTATCAATATGCAAGTTGTAACCCCGAAGTAGGCTTCGACTGTTCAGGTTTTACCTCGTTTATTTATCAAAAGTTGGGCGTAAAATTGCCGCGCGATAGCCAATCTCAAATCAACTTTGGAATGGAAATAGAACCCGAAGGACTCTTGGAAGTGGGCGACCTTATCTTTTTTCAATCCACGCAAAGTGGGCGAAAAAAAGGGCGCGTCAGCCATGTCGCCTTAGTGATACGCGCCAATGTAGATGAATTTGCGGTTATTCACGCCACCTCGCGCGGCATTGTGATTGATAGCAGTGAAAGTTCGGTTTGGCAGGACTATTGGCAGCCGCGTATTTTGGGGGTCAAGCGCATTTTGGAATAA
- a CDS encoding PaaI family thioesterase, with translation MNPSESEQTAAFDRQAFEKVVALYNKHNQFDAENGMRLEVLAPGEVRYEMLVEEKHTSSPGHCHGGALAGLMDSVLGSSALTYAFTQGNLCATVEFKINYCQPAHLKDTLVAVARIDHAGKRLIVCSGEIRLKTDGTLIAKGLGTFNLYPMNKKEFLWV, from the coding sequence ATGAACCCTTCTGAATCTGAACAAACGGCGGCTTTTGATAGACAAGCCTTCGAAAAAGTAGTAGCACTTTACAATAAACACAATCAATTTGACGCTGAAAACGGCATGCGCTTGGAAGTGCTTGCGCCGGGCGAAGTGCGTTATGAGATGTTGGTAGAAGAAAAGCACACCAGCTCGCCCGGACATTGTCATGGGGGGGCTTTGGCAGGACTGATGGACTCGGTCTTGGGGTCTTCCGCGCTCACCTATGCCTTCACACAAGGAAACTTGTGCGCAACCGTAGAATTTAAAATCAACTACTGCCAACCTGCTCACCTGAAAGATACCCTTGTGGCAGTAGCGCGAATAGACCATGCGGGCAAGCGGCTTATTGTATGCAGTGGCGAAATCCGACTAAAAACAGACGGCACACTTATCGCAAAGGGCTTGGGAACATTCAATCTCTATCCGATGAACAAGAAAGAATTTCTTTGGGTTTGA